Proteins encoded by one window of Cannabis sativa cultivar Pink pepper isolate KNU-18-1 chromosome 4, ASM2916894v1, whole genome shotgun sequence:
- the LOC115714089 gene encoding putative potassium transporter 12 codes for MEGGDRIEESSSVRLLSRRPSGSSGGGGGGGSESRWVDGSEVDSESPPWSLVDGNEGREGFGTLRRRLAKKPKRVDSFDVEAMEISGAHGHHAKEISTWQTVALAFQTLGVVYGDMGTSPLYVFADVFSKVKIDSDVDVLGALSLVMYTIALIPLAKYVFVVLKANDNGEGGTFALYSLICRYAKVNMLPNRQPADEQISSFKLKLPTPELERALTIKEALERKSSLKILLLLLVLTGTSMIIGDGILTPAMSVMSAVSGLKGQVQGFGTNAVVGVSIFILIALFSIQSFGTAKVGFLFAPVLALWFFSLGCIGVYNLFKYDITVVRALNPMYIFLFFKKNSSQAWSALGGCVLCITGAEAMFADLGHFSVRSIQIAFTFVVFPCLLLAYMGQAAYLMKFPHATERIFYDSVPESLFWPVLVIATLAAMIASQAMISATFSCVKQAMALGCFPRLKIVHTSRKQMGQIYIPVINWFLMIMCIVVVSIFRNTTDIANAYGIAEVGVMIVSTILVTLVMLLIWQTNLFVAILFPLVFGSIELIYLSAVLTKLLEGGWLPLVFATFFLCVMYTWNYGSVLKYQSEVREKISMDFMQELGSTLGTVRVPGIGLLYNELVQGIPSIFGQFLLSLPAIHSIVVFVCIKYVPIPVVPQEERFLFRRVCEKDYHMFRCIARYGYKDVRKEDHHAFEQLLVESLETFLRREAQDLALEGSLNELDHDSVSITSRESRIPSGEGYEEELRIPLMEEGTSFTEDNAIATTLPSSIMSSDEDPSLEYELSALREAIDSGFTYFLAHGDVRAKKNSFFLKKLVINYFYAFLRRNCRAGAANMSVPHMNILQVEMTYMV; via the exons ATGGAAGGAGGAGATAGGATTGAAGAGAGTAGTAGTGTAAGGTTATTGAGCCGTAGGCCTAGTGGGagtagtggtggtggtggtggtggtggaagTGAGTCAAGGTGGGTAGATGGAAGTGAAGTGGATTCAGAGTCACCTCCTTGGTCTCTTGTTGATGGTAATGAAGGGCGAGAAGGGTTTGGAACTTTGAGAAGGAGACTTGCTAAGAAGCCCAAGAGAGTTGATTCATTTGATGTTGAAGCCATGGAAATTTCTGGAGCTCATGGTCACCACGCCAAG GAAATTTCAACATGGCAAACTGTTGCTTTAGCATTCCAAACTCTTGGAGTGGTATATGGTGACATGGGCACAAGCCCTTTGTATGTCTTTGCTGATGTCTTTAGCAAGGTAAAAATTGACTCAGATGTTGATGTTTTGGGGGCTTTGTCACTAGTTATGTATACAATTGCTCTCATACCACTGGCGAAATATGTCTTCGTCGTTCTTAAAGCCAATGATAACGGGGAAG GAGGAACATTTGCACTGTATTCACTGATTTGCAGGTATGCAAAGGTAAATATGCTTCCAAATCGTCAACCAGCTGATGAACAAATCTCGAGTTTTAAGCTGAAACTGCCTACACCAGAGTTGGAAAGGGCTTTGACTATAAAAGAGGCTTTggaaaggaaatcatccttgaAAATCCTTCTCTTGCTGCTTGTTCTGACAGGAACTTCCATGATTATAGGAGATGGAATACTAACCCCAGCAATGTCAG TGATGTCTGCTGTGAGTGGTTTGAAAGGTCAAGTACAAGGCTTTGGTACAA ATGCTGTGGTTGGGGTTTCAATATTCATTCTGATCGCATTATTCAGCATACAGAGTTTTGGGACTGCTAAAGTCGGTTTCTTGTTTGCGCCTGTACTAGCTTTGTGGTTCTTCAGTCTTGGTTGTATTGGGGTTTACAATCTTTTCAAGTATGATATCACAGTCGTGAGAGCACTTAATCCTATGTATatctttctcttcttcaaaAAGAACAGCAGCCAAGCCTGGTCAGCTCTTGGCGGTTGTGTTCTGTGCATTACAG GAGCTGAAGCAATGTTTGCAGATTTAGGCCATTTTTCCGTACGATCCATACAG ATTGCTTTCACTTTTGTGGTGTTCCCTTGTCTTCTCTTGGCTTACATGGGCCAAGCAGCATATCTGATGAAATTCCCTCATGCTACAGAGAGAATATTTTATGATTCTGTCCCAG AGAGTCTTTTCTGGCCAGTTCTTGTGATAGCAACCTTAGCTGCAATGATTGCCAGTCAAGCAATGATATCGGCTACTTTTTCATGTGTTAAACAAGCTATGGCTCTTGGGTGTTTCCCAAGGTTGAAGATAGTTCACACCTCAAGGAAACAAATGGGCCAAATTTACATCCCTGTCATCAATTGGTTTCTGATGATCATGTGCATTGTTGTAGTTTCAATCTTTCGAAACACGACTGATATTGCCAACGCATACG GCATAGCTGAAGTCGGTGTCATGATTGTGAGTACAATCTTAGTGACACTTGTAATGCTTCTCATTTGGCAGACCAACTTGTTTGTGGCTATATTGTTCCCACTCGTCTTTGGATCAATAGAGCTCATCTACTTATCTGCAGTTCTAACAAAACTATTGGAAGGTGGTTGGCTACCTCTTGTTTTTGCTACTTTCTTTCTTTGTGTAATGTACACATGGAACTATGGGAGTGTGTTGAAGTACCAGAGTGAGGTAAGAGAAAAGATTTCCATGGATTTCATGCAAGAACTTGGCTCCACACTCGGGACTGTTCGAGTCCCAGGAATAGGATTGCTATACAATGAGCTTGTCCAAGGCATTCCCTCCATTTTCGGTCAGTTTCTTCTTAGCCTTCCAGCTATACACTCTATTGTAGTTTTTGTTTGCATTAAATATGTCCCAATCCCAGTAGTTCCTCAAGAGGAAAGATTCCTGTTTCGAAGAGTTTGTGAAAAGGACTACCATATGTTCCGATGCATTGCTCGATATGGCTACAAAGATGTCAGGAAAGAAGATCACCATGCATTTGAGCAACTCTTAGTTGaaagcctagaaacttttttAAGAAGGGAAGCTCAAGATCTTGCCTTGGAGGGTTCCTTAAACGAATTAGACCACGATAGCGTTTCAATTACATCGAGGGAATCTAGAATCCCATCTGGAGAAGGGTATGAAGAAGAGCTTAGGATCCCATTAATGGAAGAAGGAACTTCTTTTACAGAAGACAATGCTATTGCTACCACATTACCATCTA